One Setaria viridis chromosome 5, Setaria_viridis_v4.0, whole genome shotgun sequence genomic region harbors:
- the LOC117856500 gene encoding uncharacterized protein has product MHLVLDSSSDDDDDDFLISVTHVTVNANESDDETKHRGSIIGHRVLQRDRQAGHQRLYQDYFSDDPTYGHSYFRRRFRMRRTLFVRIWNAVEEHDEYFVQKRNAAGVLGLSSLQKITAAFRMLTYGVAADATDDYVRISETTAIESLRRFVSAVIEVFGDEYLRSPNEDDTARLLAIGESRGFPAEGQAPKVNYTINNNEYTMGYYLADGIYPSWATIVKSIPDPQGNKKKYFATAQEACRKDVERAFGVLQSRFAIVRGPARFWDEATLRQIMRACVIMHNMIVEDERDEEDDLNYDGVGEKVKISHDETPELEEFIKNYKNIRDKDIHNQLQDDLIEHLWQHHPDLYK; this is encoded by the exons ATGCATCTAGTGTTGGATTCATCGtcagatgatgacgatgatgatttcTTAATCTCTGTTACTCATGTGACCGTGAATGCGAATGAGTCCgatgatgaaacaaaacatcgTGGTTCTATCATAGGTCATCGAGTACTTCAGCGAGACAGACAGGCAGGGCATCAAAGGTTgtatcaagattatttttcagATGATCCTACGTACGGACATAGTTATTTCAGACGACG GTTTCGAATGAGGCGTACACTGTTTGTACGCATATGGAATGCCGTAGAGGAACACGATGAATATTTCGTGCAAAAAAGAAACGCTGCCGGTGTACTTGGCCTTTCTAGTCTGCAAAAGATTACTGCAGCATTTCGGATGTTAACTTATGGAGTAGCAGCTGATGCTACAGATGATTATGTCCGTATTAGTGAGACTACTGCTATTGAGAGTCTGAGAAGGTTTGTCAGTGCTGTTATTGAGGTTTTTGGAGATGAGTACTTGAGATCACCTAATGAAGATGATACTGCTAGATTACTTGCCATTGGAGAGAGTAGAGGTTTTCCTG CTGAAGGTCAAGCTCCAAAGGTGAATTATACCATTAATAACAACGAATATACAATGGgttattatcttgctgatggtaTATATCCCTCATGGGCCACAATTGTGAAGAGCATACCTGATCCACAAGGtaacaagaagaaatattttgcaactgCCCAAGAAGCTTGTAGGAAGGACGTGGAACGAGCGTTTGGGGTTCTACAGTCTCGTTTCGCTATCGTTAGGGGGCCAGCTCGATTTTGGGATGAAGCCACCCTCAGACAAATCATGAGGGCTTGTGTCATTATGCACAACATGATAGTTGAGGATGAGcgtgatgaggaagatgatttaAATTATGATGGGGTGGGAGAAAAGGTGAAGATTTCTCACGATGAAACACCTGAACTTGAGGAGTTTATTAAAAATTACAAGAATATAAGGGACAAAGATATTCACAATCAGCTTCAAGATGACCTCATCGAGCACTTGTGGCAACATCATCCAGACCTCTACAAATGA
- the LOC117858697 gene encoding serine/threonine-protein kinase 12 codes for MEPKPPTPASGPLTPRFRLGKQSSLAPECGGEGGAGTGAGSAEGSAEANGVMSFQLMYLAHEGNAEGIRELLDGGADPNFRDSDGRTALHIAACEGHADVVELLLQRGAEAAVEDQWGSTPLADAMHYQNHDVIKILEKHGSKYKIAPMHVNNVREVPEYEIDPSELDFSNGNDLSKGTFRKATWRGIPVAVKKLDDDLLVDENKVRAFRDELDVLQLIRHPNVVQFLGAVTQSNPMMIVMEFMHKGDLRTHLNKKGALPPSYAVKLALDIARGMSYLHEHKPQAIIHRDLEPSNILRDDTGHLKVADFDLCKMLKWRRKVREEKAVTSPGNACRYVAPEVLRNEEYDTKVDVFSFALILQEMIEGCLPYYDKRNDEIEKAHNSKERPPFRAPPKHYAHGLRELIEQCWSENPAHRPDFREIINRLSAIQNEIAQRNRWKVRPLRCFLSFEGMWKKDRNEGSTTRSSRSSRSNF; via the exons ATGGAGCCGAAGCCTCCCACGCCGGCATCTGGGCCGTTGACGCCGCGGTTCAGGCTGGGGAAGCAGTCGTCGCTGGCGCCCGagtgcggcggcgagggcggtgcCGGCACCGGCGCGGGCTCGGCGGAGGGGTCCGCCGAGGCGAACGGCGTCATGAGCTTCCAGCTGATGTACCTGGCCCACGAGGGCAACGCGGAGGGGATCCGCGagctcctcgacggcggcgccgaccccAACTTCCGCGACTCCGACGGCCGCACGGCGCTGCACATCGCCGCGTGCGAGGGGCACGCCGATGTCGTCGAGCTGCTCCTCCAGCGCGGGGCGGAGGCCGCCGTCGAGGACCAATGGGGCAGCACG CCTTTGGCGGATGCAATGCATTATCAGAATCATGATGTGATCAAGATCTTGGAGAAGCATGGCTCCAAGTATAAG ATTGCTCCTATGCATGTGAACAATGTTCGTGAGGTTCCTGAATATGAGATTGATCCTTCCGAGCTTGATTTCAGTAATGGCAATGATTTGTCCAAG GGCACATTTAGGAAAGCAACATGGAGGGGCATTCCAGTTGCTGTTAAGAAGCTGGACGATGATCTACTTGTGGACGAGAACAAAGT GAGGGCATTCAGAGACGAGCTTGATGTGCTGCAACTTATACGGCATCCAAATGTAGTGCAATTTCTCGGTGCTGTGACACAAAGCAATCCAATGATGATTGTCATGGAATTTATGCATAAG GGTGATTTGCGCACTCACTTGAATAAGAAAGGAGCTCTGCCACCATCATATGCAGTGAAGTTAGCTCTTGATATTGCAAG AGGAATGAGTTACTTACATGAGCATAAACCTCAAGCGATCATCCATCGTGACCTTGAGCCTTC GAATATATTGAGGGATGACACTGGACATCTGAAGGTGGCAGATTTTGATTTGTGTAAAATGCTAAAATGGAGAAGAAAAGTTAGAGAAGAGAAAGCAGTAACTTCTCCAGGCAATGCTT GTAGGTATGTGGCTCCAGAAGTCCTGCGAAATGAAGAGTATGATACCAAAGTGGATGTATTCTCATTCGCTTTGATACTTCAGGAG ATGATTGAAGGGTGTCTTCCTTATTATGATAAGAGAAATGATGAAATCGAGAAGGCACACAATTCTAAAGAAAGGCCGCCTTTTAGAGCTCCTCCAAAGCATTATGCTCACGGGTTAAGAGA GTTGATTGAGCAGTGCTGGAGTGAAAATCCTGCGCACCGGCCTGATTTTAGAGAAATCATCAACCGGTTGTCTGCTATCCAAAATGAGATAGCTCAAAGAAACCGTTGGAAG GTGAGACCTCTCAGATGTTTCCTGAGCTTTGAAGGAATGTGGAAGAAAGATCGCAATGAGGGCAGCACCACCCGTTCATCACGTTCGTCAAGATCCAATTTTTAA
- the LOC117854990 gene encoding GDSL esterase/lipase At5g45670: MGRTAAMRWMQPALLLVLATVAVVVVRAEPQVPCYFVFGDSLVDNGNNNDIASLARANYPPYGIDFPGGATGRFSNGLTTVDAISRLLGFDDYIPAYAGASNDQLLTGVNFASAAAGIRDETGQQLGQRISFGGQLQNYQAAVQQLVSILGDEDSAANHLSQCIFTVGMGSNDYLNNYFMPAVYSTSQQYTPEQYADALAGQYSQQLRTLYNYGARKVALMGVGQVGCSPNELAQRSPDGATCVSEINAAIDIFNRRLVALVDQFNALPGAHFTYINAYGIFEDILRSPGSHGLTVTNRGCCGVGRNNGQVTCLPFQTPCTNRNEYLFWDAFHPTEAANILVGRRAYSAALPSDVHPVDLRTLAQL; this comes from the exons ATGGGGCGCACAGCTGCAATGCGGTGGATGCAGCCGGCGCTGCTCCTCGTCCTGGCCACcgtcgccgtggtggtggtCCGGGCCGAGCCCCAGGTGCCGTGCTACTTCGTGTTCGGGGACTCGCTCGTGGACAACGGCAACAACAACGACATCGCGTCGCTGGCGCGGGCAAACTACCCGCCCTACGGCATCGACTTCCCCGGCGGCGCGACCGGCCGGTTCAGCAACGGCCTCACCACCGTCGATGCTATAT CTCGGCTTCTGGGCTTCGACGATTACATCCCCGCGTACGCCGGCGCTAGCAACGACCAGCTCCTCACCGGCGTCAACTTCGCCTCCGCTGCAGCCGGGATCAGGGACGAGACCGGCCAGCAACTG GGCCAACGGATCAGCTTCGGTGGGCAGCTCCAGAATTACCAGGCGGCGGTGCAGCAGCTGGTGAGCATCCTGGGCGACGAGGACTCGGCGGCGAACCACCTGAGCCAGTGCATCTTCACGGTGGGCATGGGCAGCAACGACTACCTCAACAACTACTTCATGCCGGCCGTCTACTCCACCAGCCAGCAGTACACGCCGGAGCAGTACGCCGACGCGCTCGCCGGCCAGTACTCGCAGCAGCTCCGGACCCTGTACAACTACGGCGCCCGGAAGGTGGCGCTGATGGGAGTGGGGCAGGTCGGGTGCAGCCCCAACGAGCTGGCGCAGCGCAGCCCCGACGGCGCCACCTGCGTGTCCGAGATCAACGCCGCCATCGACATCTTCAACCGGAGGCTCGTCGCCCTCGTCGACCAGTTCAACGCGCTGCCCGGGGCGCACTTCACCTACATCAACGCCTACGGGATCTTCGAGGACATCCTGAGATCCCCTGGATCGCACG GGCTGACGGTGACGAACCGAGGGTGCTGCGGGGTGGGGAGGAACAACGGGCAGGTGACGTGCCTGCCGTTCCAGACGCCGTGCACCAACAGGAACGAGTACCTCTTCTGGGACGCCTTCCACCCCACGGAGGCGGCCAACATCCTCGTCGGGCGGAGGGCGTACAGCGCGGCGCTGCCGTCCGACGTGCACCCGGTGGATCTGCGCACGCTCGCTCAGCTCTag
- the LOC117858863 gene encoding protein S40-3 — MEMELQEADVLWPDAAHHRRHQHLAADPHPSHAAAVRRQSPPVRIPAMPAAEARPTRSYDDEDDDGMIVRRLASSGAEAGIVPPHVLAARRCPDEPRVASSVCVGHGRTLKGRDLRAVRNAVLHMTGFLSSSDKY, encoded by the coding sequence ATGGAGATGGAGTTGCAGGAAGCCGACGTCCTGTGGCCGGACGCtgcccaccaccgccgccaccagcaccTCGCTGCAGACCCGCACCCATCGCACGCCGCGGCCGTCCGCCGGCAGTCGCCTCCCGTGCGCATCCCCGcgatgccggcggcggaggcgcgcccGACGCGCAGctacgacgacgaggacgacgatggcatGATCGTGAGAAGACTAGCCTCATCAGGCGCGGAGGCGGGGATCGTGCCGCCGCACGTCCTGGCCGCGAGGCGGTGCCCGGACGAGCCGAGGGTGGCCTCGTCGGTGTGCGTGGGGCACGGGCGCACGCTCAAGGGCCGCGACCTCCGCGCCGTCCGCAACGCGGTGCTCCACATGACCGGGTTCCTCAGCAGCTCCGACAAGTACTGA
- the LOC117854993 gene encoding uncharacterized protein encodes MRTACPRRDLMPLVLPDSPSPPLQRNKQPAKQMSGTSAASHRPSKPYPPSHAPRRLALNLTTPLVSLALLLLAAAALFLYSQTAARPYESRGEVPSLSSPTVEIFDGARAIWELPAAAPARAVLFVAHGCSCRPENFWPPSPRCPGCVGLPEDVAITDLALRRRFAVLAVGSAGECWSLRKEVNGAKRVIQSWAAKNGLEGLPVVALGASSGGYFVSRLAAKMSLAAVVIMIAEGAFGGAAGAPPAVYPPTMFIHMPKDRRRAALLERNSKMLMKNGIEVKELQSLELPLTPTLLSERITGLDRVLSEKIWTAFREEGFVDDEGYMKEDGRATPWKDALVKRGFWKEVSPLADHIQEELNLAYGYHEMTSLHADEMFNWIEKHLK; translated from the coding sequence ATGCGAACCGCTTGTCCCCGTCGAGATCTCATGCCACTCGTGCTGCCCGATTCTCCATCCCCGCCGCTGCAGAGAAACAAGCAGCCGGCGAAGCAGATGAGCGGGACGAGTGCTGCCTCGCACCGGCCGAGCAAGCCGTATCCACCGTCCCACGCTCCGAGACGGTTAGCTCTGAATCTGACCACTCCCCTCGTGTCGCTGGCTCTGCtcttgctcgccgccgccgccttgttcCTCTACTCCCAGACCGCCGCCCGACCGTACGAGTCCCGAGGGGAGGTGCCGTCCCTCTCCTCCCCGACTGTGGAGATCTTCGACGGCGCGCGCGCCATCTGGGAGCTCcccgctgcggcgccggcgagggcagTCCTCTTCGTCGCCCACGGCTGCAGCTGCCGACCGGAGAACTTCTGGCCACCGTCCCCGCGCTGCCCGGGGTGCGTTGGACTGCCGGAAGACGTCGCCATCACGGACCTCGCTCTGCGGAGGCGGTTCGCGGTCCTGGCCGTTGGGAGCGCCGGGGAGTGCTGGTCGCTGAGAAAGGAGGTCAACGGCGCCAAGCGGGTGATCCAGTCCTGGGCTGCCAAGAACGGACTCGAAGGCCTGCCGGTTGTCGCCCTCGGCGCTTCCTCTGGCGGGTACTTCGTCTCCAGGCTCGCGGCCAAGATGAGCCTCGCTGCCGTCGTGATTATGATCGCCGAGGGCGCGTTCGGCGGGGCAGctggcgcgccgccggcggtaTACCCGCCCACGATGTTCATCCACATGCCGAAAGACAGGCGGAGGGCGGCGCTGTTGGAGAGGAATTCGAAGATGCTGATGAAGAATGGCATTGAGGTGAAGGAGCTCCAGAGCCTTGAGCTCCCTTTGACGCCGACGCTGCTGTCGGAGAGGATAACTGGGCTGGACCGCGTGCTATCAGAAAAGATCTGGACGGCGTTCAGGGAGGAAGGATTTGTTGATGATGAAGGGTATATGAAGGAGGATGGCCGGGCAACGCCATGGAAGGATGCATTGGTGAAGAGGGGGTTCTGGAAGGAGGTGTCTCCTTTGGCTGACCACATCCAGGAGGAGCTGAATCTTGCATATGGGTACCATGAGATGACGAGCTTGCACGCTGATGAGATGTTCAATTGGATTGAGAAGCACTTGAAATGA